One Cupriavidus basilensis genomic window carries:
- a CDS encoding CocE/NonD family hydrolase, with protein MVEERDVTVTMRDGTRLAVDIYRPDGDGRYPVLYASALHNKDLQGPDIADVLPPQPAHAPLWFGPIEAGDTRRFIANGYVHVIAQPRGSAKSEGHYGEENTDHYDMIEWITKQPWSDGNVGMVGISGFAGEQWRAAAQGHPALKAIFPYDACSAYGGMFGFRDFNPGGVIHTFPYLLDVFSTVHESRSMPGKLPEEQEVLWRAAMTNPDYKMYINLYNILTQKGQRTWVMYHIMTNPWEAEGTLQRAEETFRSIKIPFYTGSGAYAYTYKLHWLGAQHYFKNVDQPRKLIFTGPAHLERPFHQYHDEVIRWYDYWLKGIDTGIMDEAPVRYWVMGANEWRTGSDWPLPETRWTKYHLSSWEKLTTDAPRPRADVGNAQREPDVFTQMPLKMTMKVERLRYMTDPLPRDVLVAGPISLTLYAEIDQADTNWIVVLKDVGPDVSVVTARVGERNVPDTLPERELTRGWLKASYRETDPDRSTPGEPFHKLTKDAIKPVTPGEIVKYEIQILATANQFKAGHRICLEICSLDVPTGTGAMTDVEYIPYHVCSSNTVTHKVYRDADHPSHLLLPLIPLTAQAS; from the coding sequence ATGGTTGAGGAGCGCGACGTCACGGTCACGATGCGGGATGGCACTCGTCTGGCGGTCGACATCTATCGGCCGGATGGCGATGGCAGGTATCCGGTGCTATACGCCTCGGCGCTGCACAACAAGGACCTTCAAGGGCCCGACATTGCCGACGTGCTGCCCCCGCAGCCGGCCCATGCACCGCTCTGGTTCGGGCCGATCGAGGCGGGAGACACGCGCCGCTTCATCGCCAACGGCTACGTGCACGTCATCGCGCAGCCGCGCGGATCCGCCAAGTCGGAAGGGCACTACGGCGAGGAGAACACCGACCACTACGACATGATCGAATGGATCACGAAGCAGCCATGGTCGGACGGCAATGTCGGCATGGTGGGGATCTCAGGCTTCGCCGGAGAACAATGGCGCGCCGCTGCGCAGGGTCATCCCGCCCTGAAGGCCATCTTTCCATACGACGCGTGCAGCGCCTATGGCGGCATGTTCGGGTTTCGTGATTTCAATCCCGGCGGCGTGATTCACACGTTCCCGTACCTGCTAGACGTCTTCAGTACCGTGCATGAATCACGCAGCATGCCGGGCAAGCTTCCGGAGGAACAGGAAGTGCTCTGGCGTGCGGCGATGACGAATCCCGACTACAAGATGTACATCAATCTGTACAACATCCTGACCCAGAAGGGCCAGCGTACATGGGTGATGTATCACATCATGACGAACCCCTGGGAGGCCGAGGGTACGCTCCAACGCGCCGAGGAAACCTTCAGGTCGATCAAGATTCCCTTTTACACGGGATCGGGCGCTTACGCGTACACGTACAAGCTGCATTGGCTCGGCGCCCAGCATTACTTCAAGAATGTCGACCAGCCCCGCAAGCTGATCTTCACCGGGCCAGCCCACCTGGAGCGTCCATTCCACCAGTACCACGATGAGGTGATTCGCTGGTACGACTATTGGTTGAAGGGCATCGACACCGGCATCATGGATGAAGCGCCGGTCCGGTATTGGGTCATGGGCGCCAACGAATGGCGCACCGGTAGCGACTGGCCGCTACCTGAGACGCGATGGACTAAGTATCACCTGTCGAGTTGGGAAAAGCTCACTACTGACGCGCCCCGGCCCAGGGCCGATGTCGGCAATGCACAGCGCGAGCCAGATGTGTTCACGCAGATGCCGCTCAAGATGACCATGAAGGTCGAGCGACTGCGATACATGACGGACCCGTTGCCGCGCGACGTCCTGGTTGCCGGCCCGATTTCCCTCACGCTCTATGCGGAGATCGACCAGGCCGACACGAACTGGATCGTGGTGCTGAAGGATGTGGGGCCCGATGTATCGGTCGTCACGGCGCGCGTCGGCGAACGCAATGTGCCAGACACGCTGCCAGAACGCGAACTGACGCGGGGCTGGCTGAAGGCGTCATATCGCGAAACCGACCCTGACCGCTCCACGCCGGGCGAACCGTTTCACAAGCTCACGAAGGACGCGATCAAGCCGGTAACGCCGGGCGAGATCGTCAAATACGAAATCCAGATACTGGCGACGGCCAACCAGTTCAAGGCCGGCCATCGCATCTGCCTCGAGATCTGCAGCCTCGACGTACCGACCGGGACCGGCGCCATGACGGACGTCGAGTACATCCCCTACCACGTCTGTAGCAGCAACACCGTCACCCACAAGGTCTACCGGGACGCGGACCAT
- a CDS encoding amidohydrolase family protein: MSTKKIDTHQHFLPKLYVDAVGLDILRAAMPGGVAPSWSAEAAIAMMDENGIDEGILSISSGPAIPDAATLLRKCNDHAAELRSRYKGRFGSFASLPLPDVDASLKEVSYCLDQLKVDGFILFTNYGGKYLGDEHFVPLLEEFDRRGTVVFVHPNQPPHDVPSVAPASVLEYPFETTRTATSLVMSGAMSRYRNVRFILSHAGGTLPFLVPRLALSISMMPEVAERVGDTYAAIRSFYFDMALSGGTPPLAALAQVADPDRILFGTDFPFAPTFAIRNFGSALDEIDIPGVEMTKVYGQNASRLLAR, encoded by the coding sequence ATGTCAACGAAGAAGATAGATACGCACCAACACTTTCTGCCCAAGCTGTATGTCGACGCCGTGGGGCTCGATATATTGCGCGCAGCGATGCCAGGTGGCGTCGCCCCAAGCTGGTCAGCCGAGGCTGCAATCGCCATGATGGACGAAAACGGCATTGACGAAGGCATCCTGTCAATTTCCTCGGGGCCAGCCATTCCGGACGCCGCCACGTTGCTGAGGAAGTGCAACGACCACGCCGCGGAACTCCGCAGCCGGTACAAGGGACGGTTTGGTTCGTTCGCCAGCCTGCCGCTCCCCGATGTCGACGCTTCATTGAAGGAGGTCAGTTATTGCCTGGACCAGTTGAAAGTAGATGGCTTCATTCTCTTTACCAACTACGGCGGAAAGTACCTGGGCGACGAGCATTTCGTTCCGTTGTTGGAGGAGTTCGACCGGCGCGGCACTGTGGTGTTCGTCCACCCGAACCAGCCGCCGCATGACGTACCGTCCGTCGCGCCCGCGTCGGTGCTCGAGTACCCGTTCGAAACGACGCGTACCGCCACGAGCCTGGTCATGTCGGGTGCGATGAGCCGTTACAGGAATGTGCGATTCATTCTGTCGCACGCGGGCGGCACATTGCCGTTTCTCGTGCCGCGACTCGCGTTGTCCATTTCCATGATGCCCGAAGTAGCCGAGCGCGTAGGCGACACATACGCGGCGATCCGGTCCTTCTACTTCGATATGGCGCTTTCGGGCGGTACTCCGCCGTTGGCCGCGCTTGCGCAGGTTGCGGACCCCGACCGCATCCTCTTCGGCACGGATTTCCCGTTCGCGCCGACATTCGCCATCCGAAATTTCGGATCGGCACTGGATGAAATCGACATTCCCGGGGTCGAGATGACAAAGGTGTACGGCCAGAACGCCTCACGCCTCCTTGCACGCTAG
- a CDS encoding porin: MLFGLLGTVASAQAQSSVTLYGVVDAGLEFANHVAPLSTAGFGPNPGPGNNVFRLNSGGFSASRWGIRGTEDLGGGLKSIFVLESGFSVDNGTSLQGGRLFGRQAFVGVTHSTFGQITFGRQYTSLLTALVNFLPMAAAIQYEPTPLAAGNNYREDNMVAYTGVFGPVTALAHFSFGTGLPNLPAGTISFGGNGEVPGAFRRDSAFGAGGIYSAGPIGVAIAYDQWNPSINNAAGVFQGATATLKKASVAASYSFGPDVKIMGGYRWGRADNNGTGSQFERDDYYWIGADYQVTSAVQLMLEYSYDNLKRDYFNNTHAPNPWQIAFLVDYSFSKRTDVYFSTAYAKNAGLTLDGANTTQLATTFASGNSYILGTGQSNMLGVSVGIRHKF, translated from the coding sequence ATGCTGTTCGGACTGCTGGGCACAGTTGCTTCTGCCCAAGCACAGTCTAGCGTTACGCTATATGGCGTAGTCGATGCCGGCCTGGAGTTCGCAAACCATGTCGCGCCGTTATCTACAGCCGGCTTCGGCCCAAATCCTGGCCCCGGCAACAACGTCTTCCGCCTGAACTCGGGCGGTTTTTCCGCGTCGCGTTGGGGGATTCGCGGCACGGAAGATCTGGGCGGGGGTCTGAAGAGCATCTTCGTGCTGGAAAGCGGCTTCAGCGTCGACAACGGGACCTCACTGCAGGGCGGCCGCCTGTTTGGTCGCCAGGCGTTCGTTGGCGTAACACATAGCACCTTCGGGCAAATTACGTTCGGCCGTCAGTACACATCGCTGCTCACGGCCTTGGTGAACTTCCTGCCGATGGCGGCCGCTATACAGTACGAGCCGACACCATTGGCGGCCGGCAACAACTACCGTGAGGACAACATGGTGGCCTACACCGGCGTGTTCGGCCCGGTGACTGCATTGGCCCATTTCTCGTTCGGGACCGGTCTGCCGAACCTGCCGGCTGGCACGATTTCATTTGGCGGGAATGGTGAAGTTCCAGGTGCGTTCCGCCGCGACAGTGCCTTTGGCGCTGGTGGAATCTATTCGGCGGGTCCGATCGGCGTTGCCATTGCGTATGACCAGTGGAATCCGTCGATCAACAACGCCGCGGGTGTATTTCAGGGGGCCACGGCAACGCTCAAGAAGGCATCGGTCGCCGCCAGCTACTCCTTCGGGCCGGACGTCAAGATCATGGGTGGCTATCGCTGGGGAAGGGCCGACAACAATGGTACTGGCAGCCAGTTTGAGCGCGACGACTACTACTGGATCGGCGCTGACTACCAGGTGACGTCTGCCGTGCAACTGATGCTTGAGTATTCCTACGACAACCTCAAGCGGGACTACTTCAACAACACCCACGCCCCGAACCCGTGGCAAATCGCATTTCTCGTAGACTATAGCTTCTCCAAGCGAACCGACGTGTACTTCAGTACTGCCTATGCCAAAAACGCGGGCTTGACGCTGGACGGCGCCAACACGACCCAGCTTGCAACCACGTTCGCCTCCGGCAATAGTTACATCCTGGGTACTGGCCAAAGCAACATGCTGGGTGTGAGCGTGGGAATTCGTCACAAGTTCTGA